One region of Chanodichthys erythropterus isolate Z2021 chromosome 17, ASM2448905v1, whole genome shotgun sequence genomic DNA includes:
- the si:ch1073-145m9.1 gene encoding CDP-diacylglycerol--inositol 3-phosphatidyltransferase isoform X2 — MGFHVFLYVPNVIGYIRILLVLISWILYNYPENFLPLYVLSIILDGVDGWAARRLQQTSRFGAWLDVVIDNVGRGMLWNMLYDWGWLVSSVEWCVFVCNHNARGAQWKNTFIESPVWVQAVMAKAGLHVLPVWLYGYQHEVLSLAFDAPNWLQILGILVLAAGRLLGFAVETWCIVSHLKFLSLDEEEEKEN; from the exons ATGGGATTTCATGTCTTTCTGTATGTGCCTAATGTAATTG gtTATATCCGGATTCTTCTTGTTCTCATTTCTTGGATTCTGTATAATTACCCGGAGAATTTTCTACCCTTGTATGTGTTATCAATTATATTGGATG GGGTGGATGGCTGGGCGGCACGTCGGCTGCAGCAGACTTCCAGGTTTGGTGCATGGCTGGATGTAGTCATTGACAATGTAGGACGTGGCATGCTCTggaacatgctttatgat TGGGGCTGGCTGGTGTCTTCAGTAGAGTggtgtgtatttgtgtgcaaCCACAATGCCAGAGGTGCCCAGTGGAAGAACACTTTTATAGAGAGCCCAGTGTGGGTGCAGGCAGTGATGGCAAAAG CAGGTCTCCATGTTTTGCCCGTGTGGCTGTATGGCTACCAGCATGAGGTGCTGTCTCTGGCTTTCGATGCCCCAAACTGGCTACAGATTCTGGGGATTCTGGTGCTGGCAGCAGGACGCTTGCTGGGCTTTGCAGTTGAG ACGTGGTGCATCGTAAGCCATCTGAAATTCCTATCGTTGGATGAAGAGGAAGAAAAGGAGAACTAG
- the appbp2 gene encoding amyloid protein-binding protein 2, translating into MAAVELEWIPETLYNTAISAVVDNYGRSRRDIRSLPENIQFDVYYKLYQQGRLCQLGGEFCELEVFAKVLRASDKRHLLHHCFQALMDHGVKVASVLANSFSRRCSYIAESDAHVKEKAIQFGFVLGGFLSDAGWYGDAEKVFLSCLQLCTLHDEVLHWYRAVECCVRLLHVRNGNCKYHLGEETFKLAQSYMEKLAKHGHQANKAALYGELCALLFAKSHYDEAYRWCIEAMREITVGLPVKVVVDVLRQASKACVVKREFRKAEQLIKHAVFLAREHFGHKHPKYSDTLLDYGFYLLNVDNICQSVVIYQIALDIRQSVFGGKNIHVATAHEDLAYSSYVHQYSSGKFDNALFHAERAIDIITHILPEDHLLLASSKRVKALILEEIAIDCHNKETEERLLQEAHDLHLSSLQLAKKAFGEFNVQTAKHYGNLGRLYQSMRKFKEAEEMHIKAIQIKEQLLGQEDYEVALSVGHLASLYNYDMNQYDDAERLYLRSIAIGKKLFGEGYSGLEYDYRGLIKLYNSVGNYEKVFEYHNILSNWNRLRDRQFAVANALEDVNTSPQVTEQVVQSFLLSQSHGAGRSCLG; encoded by the exons ATGGCCGCGGTGGAGCTGGAATGGATCCCTGAGACCCTGTACAACACCGCTATCTCAGCCGTGGTCGACAACTACGGCCGATCGCGACGGGACATCCGCTCTCTCCCTGAAAATATACAGTTTGATGTTTACTACAAG CTTTACCAGCAAGGCCGGCTCTGCCAGCTGGGAGGGGAGTTTTGTGAGCTGGAGGTCTTCGCCAAAGTCCTCAGGGCCTCTGACAAAAG GCACCTCTTACACCACTGCTTCCAGGCTCTGATGGACCACGGTGTGAAGGTCGCTTCAGTCCTTGCCAACTCCTTCAGCCGCCGATGTTCATACATAGCAGAGTCAGATGCGCATGTGAAAGAGAAAGCTATACAGTTTGGCTTTGTTTTAG GTGGCTTTTTATCAGATGCCGGTTGGTATGGAGATGCAGAGAAAGTCTTTCTGTCTTGCCTCCAGCTGTGCACATTACATGATGAGGTTCTTCACTGGTATCGTGCAGTGGAGTGCTGTgtgag GTTACTTCATGTGCGTAATGGCAACTGCAAATACCACCTGGGAGAAGAGACTTTCAAACTGGCCCAGTCTTACATGGAAAAACTAGCCAAACACGGCCATCAGGCTAATAAGGCTGCCCTGTATGGAGAACTGTGTGCCCTGCTCTTTGCCAAAAGCCACTATGATGAG GCTTATAGGTGGTGTATAGAGGCTATGAGGGAGATCACTGTCGGCTTACCTGTGAAAGTAGTAGTTGATGTTCTCAGACAAGCCTCTAAG GCTTGTGTTGTTAAGCGGGAGTTCAGGAAAGCTGAACAACTGATAAAACATGCAGTCTTTTTGGCACG ggAACATTTTGGGCACAAGCACCCAAAATACTCAGATACACTACTAGATTATGGATTTTATCTCTTAAATGTGGATAATATCTGTCAGTCAGTGGTAATTTACCAG ATTGCACTCGATATTCGGCAGTCAGTGTTTGGAGGAAAGAATATTCATGTTGCAACTGCACATGAGGACTTGGCGTATTCGTCCTACGTCCATCAGTACAGCTCTGGAAAATTCGATAACGCACT ATTCCACGCAGAACGTGCCATAGACATCATAACTCACATTCTCCCTGAAGACCATCTGCTGCTGGCCTCGTCCAAGAGGGTGAAAG CCCTAATCCTGGAGGAGATTGCCATTGATTGCCATAACAAAGAAACAGAGGAACGCCTCCTGCAGGAGGCCCATGATCTGCACCTCTCCTCCCTCCAGTTGGCCAAAAAAGCCTTTGGAGAGTTTAACGTTCAGACGGCGAAACACTACGGCAACTTGGGCCGCCTCTACCAGTCCATGCGCAAATTCAAG GAGGCAGAGGAGATGCACATCAAGGCCATTCAGATCAAGGAGCAGCTGTTGGGACAGGAGGACTATGAGGTGGCTCTGTCAGTGGGACACTTGGCCTCGCTTTATAACTACGACATGAATCAGTACGATGATGCCGAGCGCCTCTACTTGCGATCCATCGCTATTG GCAAAAAGCTGTTCGGGGAGGGTTACAGTGGACTGGAATATGACTACAGAGGCCTGATAAAACTGTACAACTCAGTTGGAAACTACGAGAAGGTCTTTGAGTACCACAATATTCTGTCCAACTGGAATCGTTTAAGGGACAGGCAGTTTGCAGTAGCCAACGCGCTGGAGGACGTCAACACGAGCCCCCAGGTCACAGAGCAGGTGGTGCAGTCTTTCCTGCTTTCCCAGAGCCACGGTGCCGGACGCTCCTGCTTGGGCTAA
- the si:ch1073-145m9.1 gene encoding CDP-diacylglycerol--glycerol-3-phosphate 3-phosphatidyltransferase isoform X1, with translation MGFHVFLYVPNVIGYIRILLVLISWILYNYPENFLPLYVLSIILDGVDGWAARRLQQTSRFGAWLDVVIDNVGRGMLWNMLYDWGWLVSSVEWCVFVCNHNARGAQWKNTFIESPVWVQAVMAKGFKTPLGILTIAGLHVLPVWLYGYQHEVLSLAFDAPNWLQILGILVLAAGRLLGFAVETWCIVSHLKFLSLDEEEEKEN, from the exons ATGGGATTTCATGTCTTTCTGTATGTGCCTAATGTAATTG gtTATATCCGGATTCTTCTTGTTCTCATTTCTTGGATTCTGTATAATTACCCGGAGAATTTTCTACCCTTGTATGTGTTATCAATTATATTGGATG GGGTGGATGGCTGGGCGGCACGTCGGCTGCAGCAGACTTCCAGGTTTGGTGCATGGCTGGATGTAGTCATTGACAATGTAGGACGTGGCATGCTCTggaacatgctttatgat TGGGGCTGGCTGGTGTCTTCAGTAGAGTggtgtgtatttgtgtgcaaCCACAATGCCAGAGGTGCCCAGTGGAAGAACACTTTTATAGAGAGCCCAGTGTGGGTGCAGGCAGTGATGGCAAAAG GCTTCAAGACTCCTTTGGGCATTCTGACAATAGCAGGTCTCCATGTTTTGCCCGTGTGGCTGTATGGCTACCAGCATGAGGTGCTGTCTCTGGCTTTCGATGCCCCAAACTGGCTACAGATTCTGGGGATTCTGGTGCTGGCAGCAGGACGCTTGCTGGGCTTTGCAGTTGAG ACGTGGTGCATCGTAAGCCATCTGAAATTCCTATCGTTGGATGAAGAGGAAGAAAAGGAGAACTAG